Proteins encoded together in one Prunus dulcis chromosome 3, ALMONDv2, whole genome shotgun sequence window:
- the LOC117622808 gene encoding SNF1-related protein kinase regulatory subunit gamma-like PV42a has translation MQQTMEHSTAKHYSEADQSTQRLRDKKLGDLMVNKRRLVEVPYTASLAHTMNTLVANKVLAVPVAAPPGQWIGAGGSMIMEADKHTGTVRKHYIGLCTMLDLLAHIAGNEDQLMDEGVHDGFDLDQKMSVPVSSIIGHCLEGLSLWTLNPNTSILDCMEVFSKGIHRALVPVDSHLDNVSGVELVESASSYRMLTQMDVLRFVKEHGSSGSELDNIMSSTVSDLGAVTERVFTITDRTKVIDAIKCMRIALLNAVPIVRSSDTDNEEDHKQLVNGRGRQAIGTFSATDLRGCHFATLQTWLPMSALDYTETVLANPLLAAFNNAAGSPTTRELVACRADSSLGEVIDKVVSKHVHRLWVVDQQGLLKGLISLTDIIRVLRLAILSEQNA, from the exons ATGCAGCAAACAATGGAGCACAGCACCGCCAAGCACTACTCTGAGGCTGATCAGAGTACTCAACGGCTAAGAGACAAGAAACTAGGGGACTTGATGGTGAACAAGCGCAGGCTCGTGGAGGTGCCGTACACGGCGTCCTTGGCCCACACCATGAACACCTTGGTGGCGAACAAGGTGCTGGCGGTGCCCGTGGCGGCACCGCCGGGCCAGTGGATTGGAGCCGGGGGCTCCATGATCATGGAAGCTGACAAGCACACGGGGACTGTGCGGAAGCACTACATAGGGTTGTGCACCATGCTTGATCTATTGGCTCATATTGCTGGGAATGAAGATCAGTTGATGGATGAAGGAGTTCATGATGGGTTTGATCTTGATCAGAAGATGTCGGTGCCGGTGTCTTCGATCATAGGGCACTGCCTTGAGGGTTTAAGCCTGTGGACTCTAAACCCCAACACAAG CATCCTAGACTGTATGGAAGTGTTTAGCAAAGGAATACACCGTGCTTTGGTACCCGTAGACAGCCACTTGGACAACGTCTCTGGAGTTGAACTTGTAGAGTCTGCTTCCAGCTACCGAATGCTCACCCAGATGGATGTGTTGAGGTTTGTGAAGGAACATGGCAGCTCCGGATCAGAACTCGACAACATCATGTCGAGCACGGTATCGGATTTGGGAGCTGTCACGGAGAGAGTTTTCACCATTACTGACCGCACAAAGGTCATTGATGCCATCAAGTGCATGCGGATAGCTTTGCTAAACGCGGTTCCGATTGTAAGGTCCTCGGATACGGACAATGAAGAAGATCACAAGCAGCTTGTAAAT GGCAGAGGAAGGCAAGCTATAGGGACATTTTCGGCAACAGATTTGAGGGGCTGCCACTTCGCGACGCTGCAAACATGGTTGCCGATGAGTGCTCTGGATTACACCGAGACGGTTTTGGCAAACCCTCTATTGGCAGCATTCAATAATGCAGCAGGAAGTCCAACAACAAGGGAGCTGGTGGCATGCCGAGCTGATTCATCCTTAGGTGAAGTGATTGACAAGGTGGTCTCCAAACATGTGCACCGACTTTGGGTTGTGGATCAACAAGGTTTGCTCAAGGGGCTCATTTCCCTCACAGACATAATTAGAGTGTTGAGGCTTGCAATACTGTCTGAACAAAACGCCTAA
- the LOC117622287 gene encoding phosphatidylcholine:diacylglycerol cholinephosphotransferase 1-like, producing the protein MNVAVSALKPRHKRASNGKPLHVVPTNHNSEVHQVQDLIMSSSSSSFSSKKLRVYGGKASFMTWRLHDVLPVAKHHWIPCVFAMGLLFFMGVEYTLRMVPSSSPPFDVGFITTRSLHLLLASKPKLNTLLAGLNTVFVGMQTTYIVWTWLVEGRPRATISALFMFTCRGILGYSTQLPLPQGFLGSGADFPVGNVSFFLFFSGHVAGSVIASLDMRRMQRWEMAWTFDALNVLQALRLLGTRGHYTIDLAVGVGAGFLFDSLAGKYEESKRSKAPTKTGTKEAFFL; encoded by the exons ATGAACGTCGCCGTTTCAGCCCTCAAGCCTCGGCACAAAAGGGCCTCAAACGGCAAGCCCCTTCACGTCGTTCCCACAAACCACAACTCGGAGGTCCACCAAGTGCAGGACCTGATCAtgtcgtcttcttcttcttctttttcgtCCAAGAAGCTCCGTGTCTACGGCGGCAAGGCCTCCTTCATGACCTGGAGGCTGCATGACGTCCTGCCTGTGGCCAAGCACCATTGGATACCCTGCGTCTTCGCAATGGGCCTCCTCTTCTTCATGGGCGTCGAGTACACGCTCCGAATGGTGCCCTCGTCGTCTCCGCCCTTCGATGTCGGCTTCATCACCACGCGCTCACTCCACCTCCTCTTGGCCTCCAAGCCCAAGCTTAACACCTTGCTCGCTGGTCTTAACACG GTGTTTGTGGGAATGCAGACAACGTATATTGTATGGACATGGCTAGTAGAGGGCCGCCCAAGAGCCACAATCTCAGCTCTCTTCATGTTCACATGCCGGGGCATTCTCGGCTACTCTACCCAACTTCCATTGCCTCAG GGATTTTTGGGGTCCGGCGCAGACTTCCCAGTTGGCAACGTGTcgttttttctcttcttctcaggGCATGTAGCAGGGTCTGTGATTGCATCTTTGGACATGAGGAGAATGCAGAGGTGGGAAATGGCATGGACATTTGATGCACTGAATGTGCTACAAGCACTGAGGTTGCTGGGGACAAGGGGCCACTACACAATAGACTTGGCTGTGGGGGTTGGGGCTGGTTTTCTCTTTGATTCTCTGGCGGGCAAGTATGAAGAAAGCAAGAGATCAAAAGCACCTACAAAAACTGGTACCAAAGAGGCTTTCTTTCTGTGA